The segment TCTAAGTTGTGGTACTCAGTTACAATCAACATGTTGATGCTCCACGGATGAGACCGGCTCGACTCGGTTGGAAACCTGTTAATGCCAAACAGCCTCGGCTGTCGAAGTAAGACTCGCATAGAACAGGATTTCGGGCTTCTACTACTAATGCAAGCGGTGTGCCCGAGCACTTTCATTCCGAGCCAAATTGCGTTAACCTGTTGATGCACAACAACTAACAACATACAGCCATTAATTATTTAATGATGCCGATTCGAGTCGATTTCACCCTGAATGATGCCGGAATACAACATGAAATTGATCGTCGCAACTCGTTTTTAAAGGGCGATAGACGGAGCAACTAACAGCTTTCCCCGATCCCCCGACCTAACATTGTTTGCTCCTTTTTCCCGGCGAACCGCATGCCCCTAATCCTGGAACCGAAAGCAGAATTGACACTCTCGATCGAAGTCGATTCGATTCGGATGGAAAAAGTGCGGACAATGCCCATTGCCGAAATTGCTGAGTTACTGGTGCAACATGGGAGACAGCAGGTACCACTCGGAACTTTTTTTGACGTCTCTGGATCTGCGAAGGACGATGAAACGATAATTTGGCGGGGCGACTGCTCCCGGGTGAAACGAATCGGAGTCGAGCATTCAGGGGGAACGATTCGGGTCGAAGGAGACGCCGGCAATCATATCGGTGCCGAAATGTCCGGAGGACGAATTGAAGTCACAGGCGACGTGTCTCACTTCGCGGGAGCCGAAATGACAGGAGGGCTCCTCCTGATCGGCGGCAACACAGGTCACTCGCTGGGCGCTGCATACCGCGGGGCGAAAAAAGGAATGCGTGGA is part of the Polystyrenella longa genome and harbors:
- a CDS encoding formylmethanofuran dehydrogenase subunit C, with protein sequence MPLILEPKAELTLSIEVDSIRMEKVRTMPIAEIAELLVQHGRQQVPLGTFFDVSGSAKDDETIIWRGDCSRVKRIGVEHSGGTIRVEGDAGNHIGAEMSGGRIEVTGDVSHFAGAEMTGGLLLIGGNTGHSLGAAYRGAKKGMRGGEIFVRGNAGDEVGHSMRRGFIAVQGNVGDAAGFKMLAGSLLLFGNSGAQLGAGMKRGSIVCFQSDSTTRLLPTFLPASTYRPLFLRFYLKRLQDEGWIITDDMFRLLFTRYCGDFVATARGEILLAMS